The following coding sequences are from one Bradyrhizobium sp. WSM471 window:
- a CDS encoding SDR family oxidoreductase, with amino-acid sequence MAAEKVALVTAGGSGMGAGAARRLAADGFRVAILSSSGKGEALAAELGGLGITGSNKSNDDLKRLVDGAMAKWGRIDVLVNSAGHGPRAAITEITDEQWHTGLDTYLLNVIRPTRLVMPIMQTQKGGAIINISTAWAFEPSAMFPTSAVFRAGLAAFTKIFTDTHAADNIRMNNVLPGWIDSLPQLDARRDSVPMRRYGKVEEIAATISFLASDGAAYITGQNIRVDGGLTRSV; translated from the coding sequence ATGGCAGCGGAGAAGGTCGCACTCGTGACCGCCGGCGGCAGCGGCATGGGGGCAGGAGCTGCGCGTCGGCTCGCAGCCGACGGCTTTCGCGTCGCCATTCTGTCCTCCTCCGGCAAGGGCGAGGCACTGGCAGCCGAGCTCGGCGGATTGGGGATCACCGGTTCCAACAAATCGAACGACGATCTGAAGCGGCTTGTCGACGGGGCGATGGCCAAATGGGGACGCATCGACGTGCTCGTCAACAGCGCGGGCCATGGGCCCCGGGCGGCGATCACCGAGATCACCGACGAGCAGTGGCACACCGGCCTCGATACCTATCTGCTCAACGTAATCCGTCCGACCCGGCTGGTGATGCCGATCATGCAGACGCAGAAGGGCGGCGCCATCATCAACATCTCGACCGCCTGGGCATTCGAGCCGAGCGCGATGTTTCCGACGTCTGCGGTGTTCCGCGCTGGCCTCGCCGCCTTCACCAAGATCTTCACCGACACCCATGCCGCCGACAACATCCGCATGAACAATGTGCTGCCGGGCTGGATCGACAGCCTACCGCAGCTAGATGCACGCCGCGACAGCGTGCCGATGCGGCGCTACGGCAAGGTGGAGGAGATCGCCGCGACGATCTCGTTCCTGG
- a CDS encoding GNAT family N-acetyltransferase has product MSDLQIRNLRPEEIATAVEWAAAEGWNPGLSDAACFAVPDAKGFFVGEIDGEPVATVSCVNYDDRFAFLGFYIVRSDFRDRGHGLRIWNAAIAHAGARVIGLDGVAAQQGNYKKSGFQLAYANVRYGGIVAAPSRPPGDVVALDTIPFALVEADDATVFPAPRSAFLRTWIGTSGHLGRALLRDGKLAAWGVIRPCRTGRKIGPLVADDRAAADAIVQALLAGASGGEIFLDVPAVNREAIALAEKLGLKPVFETARMYTGPIAPLRIDRVFGVTSFELG; this is encoded by the coding sequence ATGAGCGATTTGCAGATCCGCAATTTACGCCCCGAGGAGATCGCCACCGCCGTCGAGTGGGCCGCGGCGGAGGGCTGGAATCCGGGCCTCTCCGACGCCGCCTGTTTCGCCGTCCCCGACGCGAAGGGCTTCTTCGTCGGCGAGATCGACGGCGAGCCGGTCGCGACCGTCTCCTGCGTCAACTACGACGATCGCTTCGCCTTTCTCGGCTTCTATATCGTGCGATCGGATTTTCGCGACAGAGGCCACGGCCTTCGCATCTGGAACGCGGCGATCGCGCATGCAGGCGCTCGCGTGATCGGCCTCGACGGCGTCGCGGCGCAGCAGGGCAATTACAAAAAGTCCGGCTTCCAGCTCGCTTACGCGAACGTCCGCTATGGCGGCATCGTCGCCGCGCCATCGAGGCCGCCCGGCGATGTGGTTGCGCTCGACACGATCCCGTTCGCGTTGGTTGAAGCCGACGATGCCACGGTGTTCCCGGCTCCGCGCAGCGCCTTCCTGCGTACCTGGATCGGCACATCGGGACATCTCGGTCGCGCGCTGCTGCGCGACGGCAAGCTCGCTGCATGGGGTGTGATCCGGCCGTGCCGGACCGGCCGCAAGATCGGCCCGCTCGTCGCCGACGATCGCGCGGCGGCGGACGCAATCGTGCAGGCCTTGCTGGCGGGCGCAAGCGGCGGCGAAATCTTCCTCGACGTCCCCGCCGTCAATCGCGAGGCGATTGCACTTGCGGAAAAGCTCGGGCTGAAGCCGGTGTTCGAGACGGCGCGGATGTACACGGGGCCGATCGCGCCGCTGCGGATCGACCGCGTCTTCGGCGTGACCAGTTTTGAGCTGGGCTAG
- a CDS encoding curlin, translated as MLAVVSVASEASAGSVQRGVTNRNVSIETVVQFGNNVQPVTIEENSRINIARVIQIGGTGTVDATIIQNGTRNYVDVIQVGGTTNLAIGQSGVSNIADITQVGTSTNALLLQIGDMNTGTVQQFGRFNWLSIFQFSR; from the coding sequence TTGCTCGCCGTTGTCAGCGTCGCGTCCGAGGCCTCCGCCGGATCCGTCCAGCGTGGCGTGACGAACCGGAACGTGAGCATCGAAACGGTCGTGCAGTTCGGCAACAATGTCCAGCCTGTTACGATCGAGGAGAACAGCCGCATCAATATCGCGCGCGTCATCCAGATCGGTGGCACGGGAACGGTCGATGCGACGATCATCCAGAACGGCACGCGAAATTATGTCGACGTGATCCAGGTGGGTGGCACGACCAATTTGGCGATCGGTCAGTCGGGCGTGAGCAACATTGCCGATATCACTCAGGTCGGCACTTCCACCAACGCCCTCCTGCTCCAGATCGGAGATATGAACACGGGAACGGTGCAACAATTCGGGCGCTTCAACTGGCTGTCGATATTTCAGTTCAGCCGGTGA
- a CDS encoding curlin — MRHFSGAACGALFTLCCVGAGSASAQTADIKTIVSLGGPPVVLNQNSQLNMAGVFMIGGSTSATVTQNGTNNATGILQFGGTTSASVGQAGVNNVAFVGQAGQSTSSFLSQFGAFNSATIVQNSH, encoded by the coding sequence ATGAGACATTTTTCAGGCGCCGCCTGTGGCGCACTTTTCACCTTGTGTTGCGTGGGTGCCGGCTCGGCCAGTGCGCAGACCGCCGATATCAAGACCATCGTGTCGCTCGGCGGCCCGCCGGTCGTGCTGAACCAGAACAGCCAGCTCAACATGGCCGGCGTGTTCATGATCGGCGGCAGCACCAGCGCGACCGTCACTCAGAACGGTACGAACAATGCGACCGGAATCCTGCAATTCGGCGGGACGACCTCGGCATCGGTCGGGCAGGCGGGCGTGAACAATGTCGCGTTTGTCGGCCAGGCCGGCCAGTCGACCAGCAGTTTCCTGTCGCAGTTCGGTGCGTTCAACTCGGCGACTATTGTCCAGAATAGCCATTGA